Proteins encoded together in one Deinococcus hopiensis KR-140 window:
- a CDS encoding FecCD family ABC transporter permease has translation MTHLPAQRARPALAVPLALLVLALGLGFLALGLGAVATPPAQLWAGLTGGDALTRQLVLELRLPRVLASLLGGAMFAVSGALLQGVARNPLASPDLVGVGAGAGLAVTLLLLAFPGSPAWALPWGAFAGAWLAFLTVLTLARDGARLPPVRLALLGIAVAAALGAAQQLLLVRAPDGVGAALTFLTGTVYGADWDRLGRLWPWAAAGLPATLLLAHRLDLLALGEDSATALGVRVPLARYVALTVAVGLAAAAVSACGILGFVGLVAPHLARLLVGPRHLLMLPTAGLLGALLVLLADTVGRAALPPLEIPAGLITTLLGAPYFLFLLRRSAKAG, from the coding sequence ATGACGCACCTCCCGGCCCAACGCGCCCGGCCCGCCCTGGCCGTGCCCCTCGCCCTGCTGGTTCTGGCGCTCGGCCTCGGCTTTCTGGCACTGGGGTTGGGGGCCGTCGCCACACCGCCCGCCCAACTGTGGGCCGGACTCACCGGAGGCGACGCCCTGACCCGGCAACTCGTATTGGAGCTGCGGCTGCCGCGCGTGCTCGCGTCGCTTCTCGGCGGGGCCATGTTTGCCGTGAGCGGAGCCCTGCTTCAGGGCGTGGCGCGCAATCCGCTCGCCAGCCCGGACCTGGTGGGCGTGGGGGCGGGCGCGGGGCTGGCGGTAACCTTGCTGCTGCTCGCCTTTCCGGGTTCACCCGCCTGGGCGCTGCCGTGGGGCGCGTTCGCGGGAGCGTGGCTCGCCTTTCTGACGGTGCTGACGCTCGCACGGGACGGTGCGCGCCTTCCGCCCGTGCGCCTCGCCCTGCTGGGCATCGCGGTGGCTGCCGCTCTGGGAGCCGCGCAGCAACTCCTGCTCGTGCGTGCGCCTGACGGGGTGGGGGCTGCACTGACCTTTCTGACGGGCACAGTGTACGGAGCCGACTGGGACCGGCTCGGACGGCTGTGGCCGTGGGCCGCTGCCGGGCTGCCCGCCACGCTGCTTCTCGCCCACCGCCTGGATTTGCTGGCTCTGGGCGAGGATTCGGCCACCGCGCTCGGCGTAAGGGTGCCCCTGGCCCGGTACGTGGCCCTTACCGTCGCCGTGGGTTTGGCCGCCGCCGCCGTGAGTGCCTGCGGCATCCTGGGTTTCGTGGGCCTCGTCGCGCCGCACCTCGCGCGGCTGCTCGTAGGGCCCCGGCACCTCCTCATGCTGCCCACCGCCGGACTGCTGGGCGCGCTGCTGGTCCTGCTGGCCGACACCGTGGGCCGCGCCGCCCTGCCCCCGCTGGAGATTCCGGCGGGCCTGATCACCACGCTGCTGGGCGCGCCATACTTCCTGTTCCTGTTGCGCCGCAGCGCGAAGGCGGGATGA
- a CDS encoding ABC transporter ATP-binding protein: MTHPSLQTRALTLGYGPHTTLQDLNLSVAAGRITTLVGANGCGKSTLLRALSRLLAPSGGSVLLDGGDLHRLPAREVARKLAILPQGPTAPEGLTVEGLVWFGRHPHQGLLAARGGHDRERVAWALAQTGMTAFASRPLEALSGGQRQRAWIAMSLAQDTPVLLLDEPTTYLDLSHQLEVLHLVQRLNREQGKTVVMVLHDLNQAVRYSDELVAVANGRVYAQGDPAKLMTPELLRDVFGLRAHLLTDPDTGRPHLIPYGLARRVDGEGL, encoded by the coding sequence ATGACCCACCCCTCCCTGCAAACCCGGGCGCTGACGCTGGGCTACGGCCCGCACACCACGCTTCAGGACCTCAACCTCAGCGTGGCGGCGGGGCGCATCACCACGCTCGTGGGAGCCAACGGCTGCGGCAAGAGCACGCTGCTGCGCGCCCTCTCACGGCTACTCGCGCCCAGCGGAGGTTCGGTGCTGCTGGACGGCGGGGATCTCCACCGCCTGCCCGCGCGGGAAGTGGCGCGTAAACTCGCCATTCTGCCGCAGGGCCCCACCGCGCCCGAGGGCCTGACCGTGGAAGGGCTGGTGTGGTTTGGCCGCCACCCACATCAGGGCCTGCTGGCCGCGCGGGGTGGGCACGACCGCGAGCGGGTGGCCTGGGCCCTGGCGCAGACCGGCATGACCGCCTTCGCGTCGCGGCCTCTGGAAGCCCTGAGCGGCGGACAGCGGCAGCGGGCCTGGATCGCCATGAGCCTGGCGCAGGACACACCTGTGCTGCTGCTGGACGAACCCACCACGTACCTGGACCTCAGCCACCAGCTGGAGGTGCTGCACCTCGTTCAGCGCCTGAACCGCGAGCAGGGCAAGACGGTGGTGATGGTCCTGCACGACCTCAACCAGGCTGTGCGCTACAGCGACGAACTGGTGGCCGTGGCGAATGGGCGCGTGTACGCCCAGGGAGACCCGGCCAAGCTGATGACGCCGGAACTCCTGCGCGACGTGTTCGGTCTGCGGGCACACCTGCTCACCGATCCCGACACGGGCCGCCCACACCTCATTCCTTACGGACTGGCGCGGCGGGTGGACGGGGAGGGGTTGTAG
- a CDS encoding nucleotidyltransferase domain-containing protein, with protein MAPLASPPQGPVLWPHHWRTVERLRERFGEDARFSALIVGGSLAKEYGREDSDVDVVFIATPEEARRREAAQDFGYFDQADCDYAGGHVDSKVVDLAFLRDGAAGRRGRPSSARFPSSRT; from the coding sequence ATGGCACCGCTTGCGTCTCCACCCCAAGGCCCCGTCCTCTGGCCCCACCACTGGCGCACCGTGGAGCGGTTGCGGGAGCGGTTTGGTGAGGACGCCCGTTTTTCGGCGCTGATCGTCGGCGGCTCGCTTGCCAAGGAGTACGGGCGGGAGGATTCGGACGTGGACGTGGTGTTTATCGCCACACCTGAGGAAGCGCGGCGACGGGAAGCCGCGCAGGACTTCGGCTATTTCGATCAGGCCGATTGCGACTACGCGGGCGGCCATGTGGACAGTAAGGTGGTGGACCTGGCGTTCCTGCGGGACGGGGCAGCGGGCCGGCGCGGGCGGCCTTCGTCGGCGCGTTTCCCGTCTTCTCGCACCTGA
- the serS gene encoding serine--tRNA ligase: MLDLKFIRENPDAVRRAIEVKGVSLDLGDLLQIDRELVELRQKVEALQAERNANAKLVPKATPTERTALIQKGKDLAEEIKVLEPTLRAHEDALKQLLLRVPNVPHPEVPVGKDDAENVELRREGRPPAFAFTPLDHVELLERQGWADPERVARVSGSRSYLLKGEAALLEMAVQMFAMEFLTARGFTPLTTTALARPEAFVGSGHFPGGEDQVYKIEGDELMLAGTAEVPVNSLYAGEQLALDQLPITYAALSAAFRSEAGSAGRDVRGLIRVHEFRKVEQYVLCRADEGEALRWFSTLLKNAEDLLRALELPYRVVQNCTGDMGAGKVLMYDIETWVPSEGLYRETHSCSYLGDWQARRTGLRYRDEHGKLVFAHTLNNTGIATPRILVPLLENHQQANGTVRVPAALRPYLGGREVLGRPVREGVTA; the protein is encoded by the coding sequence ATGCTCGATTTGAAGTTCATCCGCGAGAACCCGGACGCCGTGCGGCGCGCCATTGAGGTCAAGGGCGTGAGCCTGGACTTGGGCGACTTGCTGCAGATTGACCGCGAACTCGTGGAACTGCGGCAGAAGGTAGAAGCGTTGCAGGCCGAGCGCAACGCCAACGCCAAGCTGGTCCCCAAGGCCACGCCCACCGAGCGGACGGCCCTGATCCAGAAGGGCAAGGACCTTGCCGAGGAGATCAAGGTCCTGGAACCCACCCTGCGCGCCCACGAGGACGCGCTGAAGCAGCTGTTGTTGCGCGTTCCCAATGTTCCGCATCCGGAAGTGCCTGTCGGCAAGGACGACGCCGAGAACGTGGAGCTGCGCCGCGAGGGCCGGCCGCCCGCCTTCGCCTTCACGCCGCTGGACCACGTGGAACTGCTGGAGCGCCAGGGCTGGGCGGACCCCGAGCGGGTGGCGCGGGTGTCGGGCAGCCGCTCGTACCTCCTCAAGGGCGAGGCGGCGCTGCTGGAGATGGCCGTGCAGATGTTCGCGATGGAGTTTCTGACTGCGCGCGGCTTCACGCCCCTGACCACCACCGCCCTCGCCCGCCCCGAAGCCTTCGTGGGCTCAGGCCACTTTCCCGGCGGCGAGGATCAGGTCTACAAGATCGAGGGCGATGAATTGATGCTGGCGGGCACAGCGGAAGTGCCGGTAAACAGCCTCTACGCGGGCGAGCAATTGGCGCTGGACCAGCTGCCCATCACGTATGCCGCCCTCAGCGCCGCCTTCCGCAGCGAGGCCGGCTCGGCAGGCCGGGACGTCCGCGGCCTGATTCGCGTCCACGAGTTCCGCAAGGTGGAGCAGTACGTGCTGTGCCGCGCCGATGAGGGGGAAGCCCTGCGCTGGTTCAGTACCCTGCTGAAAAACGCCGAGGACCTGCTGCGCGCCCTGGAACTGCCCTACCGCGTGGTCCAGAACTGTACGGGCGACATGGGTGCGGGCAAGGTACTCATGTACGACATCGAAACCTGGGTGCCCAGCGAGGGGCTGTACCGCGAGACGCACTCCTGCTCGTACCTGGGCGACTGGCAGGCCCGCCGCACCGGCCTGCGCTACCGCGACGAACACGGCAAGCTGGTGTTTGCCCACACGCTGAACAACACGGGCATCGCCACGCCGCGAATCCTCGTTCCACTGCTTGAAAACCACCAGCAGGCCAACGGCACCGTGCGCGTCCCCGCCGCCCTGCGCCCCTACCTGGGTGGCCGCGAGGTGCTGGGGCGGCCCGTACGGGAGGGCGTGACGGCGTAG
- a CDS encoding sucrase ferredoxin, which produces MPVPGERPQGTAHRWNTCFALEATPREWDRMRDPAGWSARQREVMGRLGEHVRASGLGYGLLMFTSTRLERGEGGLRRVRVYTRPHGAFASYDRADYQLHGEELFALMEAALLDTPHPELEERRAQTPSGSDWHVCTHGRVDAACGKFGVPLEAALSSTPEGKRVWRTSHFGGHRFAPTVQELPAGRTWAHMTPELTGRLMRREGDHRVLAPHYRGWSALEPLAQVAEAEAFARSGWWWLDTPKAAQTQQREEDRATVQLDFVGPDGTPGTLTAEVEITHHLQTRGSSHKPGTSAAPQYSVRFLENG; this is translated from the coding sequence GTGCCCGTTCCCGGCGAGCGTCCACAGGGCACGGCCCACCGCTGGAACACCTGCTTTGCCCTGGAGGCCACGCCCCGCGAGTGGGACCGGATGCGTGACCCGGCGGGCTGGAGCGCCCGCCAACGTGAGGTGATGGGCCGCCTGGGCGAGCACGTTCGCGCCTCGGGACTGGGCTACGGCCTGCTGATGTTCACGTCTACACGCCTGGAACGGGGGGAAGGCGGGCTGCGCCGGGTGCGCGTCTACACCCGGCCACACGGGGCCTTTGCCAGCTATGACCGCGCCGATTACCAGCTGCACGGCGAAGAGCTGTTCGCCCTGATGGAGGCGGCGCTGCTGGATACTCCCCATCCCGAACTGGAGGAGCGCCGCGCACAGACGCCCAGCGGGTCCGACTGGCACGTCTGCACCCACGGACGGGTAGACGCGGCGTGCGGCAAGTTCGGGGTGCCCCTGGAGGCGGCCTTAAGCAGCACACCGGAAGGAAAACGCGTATGGCGCACCTCACACTTCGGGGGGCACCGCTTTGCTCCGACGGTGCAGGAACTCCCCGCCGGGCGGACCTGGGCGCACATGACCCCAGAATTGACCGGCAGGCTGATGAGGCGCGAGGGCGATCACCGCGTCCTCGCCCCCCACTACCGGGGCTGGTCTGCCCTGGAGCCCCTGGCGCAGGTGGCGGAGGCGGAGGCGTTCGCCCGCTCGGGGTGGTGGTGGCTGGACACCCCAAAGGCGGCGCAGACGCAGCAACGCGAGGAGGACCGGGCCACCGTGCAGCTCGATTTCGTGGGGCCGGACGGCACGCCGGGCACCCTCACCGCAGAGGTGGAAATCACCCACCATCTCCAGACCCGGGGCAGCAGCCACAAGCCCGGTACGAGTGCCGCTCCCCAGTATTCGGTTCGCTTCCTGGAGAACGGATGA
- a CDS encoding ABC transporter substrate-binding protein, which produces MNKISISSLLLTLTLGGLSAQAAPITVQTENGPLTLPQPAKRVIALEYSYLDTLEALGLTATGAALTTQGGDRGAPAYLKPLVTDVKPVGSRAQPNLETILTLKPDLILADALGQKAALPALGRIAPTAVYQNRRGSYDDVLAQVLDIGKLTGREARARQLLGEQAGLVAKATAFTKKNAPGLVVAVATEDSFTVHTTDSFIGSLLGKLGRRNLAQPQGGNTQYELGLEGLVALNPGTLVVLTGANEVSLTRKWAQSPLWRGLNAVNRGRVYEFDRDLWTRSRGPIALRRIFAQAIESGLLGDKAPARDYAFRP; this is translated from the coding sequence ATGAACAAAATCTCTATCTCTTCCCTCCTCCTGACCCTCACCCTCGGTGGCCTCTCCGCGCAGGCCGCCCCCATCACCGTCCAGACGGAGAACGGACCGCTGACGCTGCCACAGCCTGCCAAGCGGGTGATTGCGCTGGAATACTCGTACCTCGACACGCTGGAAGCGCTGGGCCTGACCGCCACTGGAGCCGCCCTCACCACGCAGGGCGGGGACCGGGGAGCACCCGCGTACCTGAAGCCGCTCGTGACCGATGTCAAGCCCGTCGGCTCCCGGGCACAGCCCAACCTCGAAACCATCCTGACGCTGAAGCCCGATCTGATCCTGGCCGACGCCCTGGGGCAGAAGGCGGCTTTGCCCGCTTTGGGCCGCATCGCCCCCACCGCCGTGTACCAGAACCGCCGGGGCAGTTACGACGACGTGCTGGCGCAGGTGCTGGACATCGGCAAGTTGACGGGGCGGGAGGCGCGGGCGCGGCAACTGCTCGGCGAGCAGGCGGGACTGGTGGCGAAGGCCACCGCCTTTACGAAGAAAAACGCACCGGGGCTGGTGGTGGCCGTGGCCACGGAGGACAGCTTCACCGTCCACACCACCGACTCCTTTATTGGCAGCCTGCTGGGCAAACTGGGCCGCAGGAACCTCGCCCAGCCGCAGGGCGGCAACACGCAGTACGAGCTCGGCCTGGAGGGGCTGGTGGCCCTCAACCCCGGCACGCTGGTGGTGCTGACGGGCGCGAACGAGGTGTCCCTGACGCGCAAGTGGGCGCAAAGCCCGCTGTGGCGGGGGCTGAATGCCGTGAACCGGGGCCGCGTGTACGAGTTTGACCGGGACCTGTGGACCCGTTCTCGCGGGCCCATCGCGCTGCGGCGCATCTTCGCCCAGGCAATCGAGAGCGGGCTGCTGGGGGACAAGGCACCGGCGAGAGACTACGCTTTCCGCCCATGA
- a CDS encoding FecCD family ABC transporter permease encodes MTALPAESPRPTLLWYAVGLTLLLLAGLASLAFGALNLNPVRALSLLLHPGNSSDSLVVWTLRGPRTVAALLAGAALGVSGALLQGVTRNPLADPGILGVEAGAALALLATVVFLPGFSGLGVPLAFAGGLGAAGLTLAFASRTGLTPIRLALAGVAVAALCAALTRGIQLLWEERAQGAVFALAGSVAGRTWLQVGQAAPWIMAGLMAAFVLARRVNVLALGEDVARGLGVNTRRDTLLVSGLGVLLAAAAVSLTGPIGYVGLVVPHLTRGLLGRDHRLTLPLSALLGGALLTFADVAARLIDKPAETPVGILIAALGTPFFIALARRQRA; translated from the coding sequence ATGACCGCGCTGCCCGCTGAAAGCCCCCGCCCCACCCTGCTGTGGTACGCGGTGGGCCTGACGCTGCTGCTTCTCGCCGGACTCGCCTCACTGGCCTTCGGAGCGCTGAATCTCAACCCGGTACGCGCGCTGTCGCTGCTGCTGCATCCCGGGAACAGCAGTGACAGTCTGGTGGTCTGGACCCTGCGCGGTCCGCGCACGGTGGCGGCGCTGCTGGCCGGTGCGGCCCTGGGGGTCAGCGGAGCGCTGCTGCAGGGCGTCACGCGCAATCCGCTCGCAGACCCCGGCATCCTGGGCGTGGAGGCGGGCGCCGCCCTCGCGCTGCTTGCCACGGTGGTGTTCCTGCCGGGGTTCAGCGGGCTGGGCGTGCCCCTCGCCTTTGCCGGTGGTCTGGGCGCGGCGGGATTGACGCTGGCCTTCGCGTCCCGCACGGGGCTGACGCCCATTCGCCTGGCCCTTGCCGGAGTGGCCGTTGCGGCCCTGTGCGCCGCCCTGACGCGCGGCATTCAGCTGCTGTGGGAGGAACGCGCGCAGGGAGCGGTCTTCGCCCTCGCGGGCAGCGTCGCGGGCCGTACCTGGCTGCAGGTGGGGCAGGCCGCGCCGTGGATCATGGCCGGCCTGATGGCCGCCTTCGTGCTCGCCCGGCGGGTCAACGTCCTCGCGCTGGGTGAGGACGTGGCGCGGGGCCTGGGCGTGAACACCCGGCGAGACACGCTGCTCGTCAGTGGGCTGGGCGTGCTGCTCGCCGCCGCGGCCGTCTCTCTCACAGGCCCCATCGGGTACGTCGGCCTCGTGGTGCCGCACCTCACGCGTGGACTGCTGGGGCGAGACCACCGCCTCACGCTGCCGCTTTCCGCGCTGCTGGGCGGGGCACTGCTGACGTTCGCGGACGTGGCGGCCCGGCTGATCGACAAACCCGCCGAGACGCCTGTGGGGATCCTGATCGCCGCGCTGGGGACACCGTTTTTTATCGCGCTGGCGCGGCGGCAAAGGGCGTAG
- the gatC gene encoding Asp-tRNA(Asn)/Glu-tRNA(Gln) amidotransferase subunit GatC, translating into METAPVHPTISEAEVQHLAHLARLQLTPEERETMREDLSSILGYFQQLSAVETGGLEEMQRPVALVNVLRDDQPSQPFPPEVLAALAPEMQDGFVKVPRTVEAD; encoded by the coding sequence ATGGAGACTGCCCCCGTTCACCCCACCATCAGCGAGGCCGAAGTCCAACACCTCGCGCACCTGGCTCGCCTGCAGCTCACCCCCGAGGAGCGCGAGACGATGCGCGAAGACCTGAGCAGCATCCTGGGGTACTTTCAGCAGCTCAGCGCCGTGGAGACGGGAGGATTGGAGGAAATGCAGCGTCCTGTCGCCCTCGTTAACGTTCTGCGCGACGATCAACCCAGCCAACCCTTCCCCCCTGAAGTGTTGGCTGCCCTCGCGCCCGAGATGCAAGACGGCTTCGTGAAGGTGCCGCGCACGGTGGAGGCCGACTGA